GCGTACGCGCACCAGGACCTCCCCTTCGCCCGGCTGGTGAGCGCGCTGCGGCCGGACTGCGGCCCGGGAGAGATGCCGCTCTTCCAGGTGGTGTTCGAGCTGGAGCACGCCCGCGCCAGGCAGGAGACGCTGCGGCTGCCGGCCGTGGCGCCGAGCCCGCTCGGGCGCTCGCCGAAGGACCGCCAGACGCTCCGCAGCGAGCTGCGCCTGACCATGAGCGACGACGGCACGAACGTCGGCGGCTCCCTCGTGTACCGGACGGAGCTGTTCGATTCCGCCACGATCGAGCGGATGATCGGCGACTACCTGGCCCTGCTCGAGGGCGCCGTGGCCGATCCGGACCGGCCCGTGGCGGAGCTCTTCTCGTCCGGAACCCGCGATTCGACGCCGCTTCCCGGGCCGGAGCCGACGGCGGCCGCGCTGGGGAGCGGGCCGGGCTCCACGTACACCGCGCCGTAGGCCGGCCCATCCTCCGCCGGCCGCCGAACGATGAGTCGCCCCGCCGCGGCGCGGGGCTGGTACGGCATCCGCCGCAAGGCCACGGCACTACGAGTCGGACGAGCGCGTTCTCAACCGTGCGAGCGACGGGGCACAGCCCAGTAACGAACGCACCATCAGGGGCGAGATTCGGCAGGGTGCGGCTCCCCGCGCGGCCGGACGACCACCTCGTGGCGCGCGCCGTCGTCGCGCAGGGGGATGGACCCGTCGTCCAGCAGCCGCCCGTCCATCCGCACCTCCGCCCCCGCGCGGCGCACGTCCGCCGGGCGCAGGACGGTGATGGCGTACGTCGCGGTGCCGAAGCGGTACTCGATCCCGATTTCCGGCCACGACTCCGGAACGCAGGGGTCCATGCGGAGCGTGTCGCCGCGCCGGGTGAAGCCCAGGATGCTCTCCAGCCCCACGCGGTACATCCAGCTGGCCGAGCCCGTGTACCAGGTCCATCCGCCTCGCCCCACCTGCCCCGCGGCCGTGTAGACGTCCGCCGCCACCACGTACGGCTCCACCCGGTAGCGCTCCACCGCTTCCGGCGTGCGCGCGTGGGTGAGGGGGTTCAGCATCTGGTAGAGCTCGAAGGCGCGGTCGCCCTGGCCGCGCAGCGCGGTGGCCAGCACGGCCCAGAGCGCGGCGTGCGTGTACTGCGCGCCGTTTTCCCGCACGCCGGGAAGGTAGCCCTTGATGTAGCCGGGATCGTGCGGTGTCCGGTCGAACGGCGGCGTCAGCAGCACCAGCATCCGCTCGTCCTCGCGGACCAGGTGCTCCTCCATCGACGCCATCGCCCGCGCCTGCCGCCCGGGCGCGCCGGCGCCGGAGATGACGCTCCAGCTCTGCGCGATGGAGTCGATGCGGCACTCATCGCTTTCGCGCGAGCCCAGGGGCGTGCCGTCGTCGAAGAAGGCGCGGCGGTACCAGTCCCCGTCCCACCCGTGCGCCTCGGCCGCCTGGACGTACCCGTCGGCGTGCGCGCGCAGCTCCGCCGCCGCGGCCCGGTCTCCCCGGCCGGCGGCGTGGAGGGCGAAGGCGCGCAGGGTGGCGGCGAGGAACCAGGCCAGCCACACGCTCTCTCCCCGCCCCTCCACCCCCACCCGGCTCATCCCGTCGTTCCAGTCCCCGATGCCGATCAGCGGCAGGCCGTGCGCGCCCGTGGTGCACGCACGCCGCAGCGCGCGCAGGCAGTGCTCGTACACGGAGGCGTGCTCGTCCGTCACCGCGGGAAGGTCGTACACCTCGTGCTCGTGCGGCTCCAGCGCGCGGAGCGTGAGAAACGGGACGTACTCGTCCAGCACCGCCCCGTCACCCGTCACCTTCACGTAGCCGTCCACCACGTAGGGAAGCCACGCCAGGTCGTCGGAAAAGCGGGTGCGGACGCCGCGGCCGGACTGGGGGTGCCACCAGTGCTGCACGTCGCCCTCCACGAACTGCCGTGCAGCGGCGCGCAGCAGGTGCTCCCGCGCCACCGCGGGCTCCGCGTACACGAAGGCCAGGACGTCCTGCAGCTGGTCGCGAAAGCCGTACGCCCCGCTGCTCTGGTACAGCGCGGAGCGCGCCCACATGCGGCAGGCGAGGGCCTGGTACAGCATCCAGCGGTTGACCATGGCGTCGAACGCCGGGTCCGGCGTGCGCACCGTGATCACGGACAGCCGCTCCGCCCACGCGGCCGCGGCCACGCTGGCCCGTGCGGCCGCCGCGGCCGCGGCCGGGTCGCGGTAGCGGTAGCGGAGGACGGCCTGCCGCGCCGCCGCTTCGCCCTCCGCCGCGCCGAGAAGGACGGCGATCTCGCGCGTTTCTCCCGGCGCCAGCTCCAGCAGGCACTGCAGGGCCGCGCACGGGTCATGGGCCGGAAAGAAGCTCGTCCCGCCCCGGCCGCGCCGGGCGGGCGAAGAGGGAGCGAATGCGGAGCGCGTTTATCGTCGAGCCATCATCGGACAAGAGCTTCCTTTGTATCGAGCCGCAGCGGCCGGTGCGACCTCCCGCACCGCAACCGGGCGTGCCGCGCGATCGTTGTTGACCATCTGTGCAACGTAGGATAGCCAACATTTACCACGCGGTCAACAAGAAGCTCAAATCGTTGCGTAGCAAAACGTTCGTGGCGGCCATGGTGGGGCAGACGTGGTGCCGGGAGGGCCCGCGGGCAAGACGTTCCCCGCGGTGCCGGCCGCTCGTGACCGGTGCGATACGTGCATCGCCCCGCGGTACGAGAATGCGCCTTTCACGAGCGAACTCCGCACGGGCGCTCGGCTTTCGATGATCTTTGGATGACCTCACCCGACCACCCGCCGTCGCCCACCCGGGAGCGGGACCTCTCCTTCCTGGTAGAGGCGACCCGGCTCCTGGCCGATTCGCTGGACGTGGAGACGACGCTTGCGACGGTGGCGCGCCTCTCCCTCCCGCATCTCGGCTCGTGGTGCATGGTGGACCTGATGGAGGCCGGCCACATGCGGCGGCTCGCCATCATCCACCCGGACGCTGACAAGCAGGCACTGGCGGAGCAGCTCCTGGAGGGGTGGCCGCCCCTGCGCGACGATCCGCTGGGCGTTCCGTCGGCCATGCGGACCCGGCGGAGCCAGGTCGTGTTTCCCGTGACCGACGAAATGCTCGTCGCCGCGGCGCGGTCGGCGAAGAACCTGGCCCTGCTGCGCGCGCTCGAGATCGGGTCGTTCATGACGATTCCGCTCGTGGCGCGGGGCGACGTGCTCGGCGCCATCACCTACGTCAGCCCCAATCACGGCGACTCGTTCACGCCCCGGGACCTGGTGCTCGGCGAAGACCTCGCCGCACGCGTCGCGATCGCCATCGACAACTCGCGGCTGATGCGGCACGCCGAGCGCGCCCTCGCGGCCGCCGAGCTTTCGGAAGAACGCTTCTCGCGGATCATCGGCATCGCCGCCGAAGCCATCATCTCGGTAGACGAGGCCCAGCGGGTCATCCTCTTCAACGAAGGGGCGGAGCACATCTTCGGGTACCGTGAGGGCGAGATCATGGGCCAGTCCCTCGCCGTGCTCCTGCCCGAGCGCGCCCGTGCCGTGCACGAGCAGCACGTCCGCGCGTTCGGCGAGTCACCCGAGGTCGCGCGGCGGATGGGACACCGGCACGAAATTGCCGGCCGCCGCAAGAACGGGGAGGAGTTTCCGGCCGAGGCCTCCATTTCCAAGCTGGAGGTGGGAGGTGAGCGGGTCTATACGGTGGTGCTGCGAGACACGACCGAAGCGAGGAACGCCGTGCTCGCCCAGGAGAAGCTCCTGCTCGCCGTTACACAGGCCACGGTGGCGCGGACCCGCCTGCTCCGTGGGGTGACCCACGACGTCAAGAACCCGCTGGGCGCGGCGGATGGATTCGCGCAGCTCCTGGAGCTGGAGCTGCGCGGCACGCTCCTCCCCGAGCAGGCGAAGCTCGTGGCCGGCGTCCGGCGTGGTATTCGCAGCGCCCTGGCGATCATCACCGACCTCCTGGACCTGTCGCTCGCGGAAAGCGGCGGCCTGCCGGTGCACCGGGCGCCGGTGGACCTTGCGGCGGTGGCCGGGGAGGCGCTGGACGACCATCGGGGCGTGGCCGAGGCCGCGGGGCACGTGCTTGTCTGGGAGGGTGGCGCACCGGTGCCCGTCTACACGGACCCGGTCCGGGTGCGCGAAGTGCTCGGCAACCTCCTCACCAACGCGATCAAGTACACGCCGGCTCCCGGCCGCATCACCCTCTGGATCGGAACGGATGCGGGCGGCACCCCGCCGGGCCCGGGCAGGTGGGTCGCGGCTCACGTGCGCGACACCGGCCCCGGGATTCCGCCCGAAGCGCGAGAAAGCATCTTCGGCGAATTCCACCGGCTGCATTCCGCCGCGCAGGCGAGCGGACACGGCCTGGGCCTCGCGATCAGCCGGCTGATCGCCCGCCTTCTGGACGGTGACCTCACGGTGTCGGGCGAGCCGGGTGAGGGTGCGACCTTCTCGCTCTGGCTCCCCGCCGACAACGAAAAGGGGCAGGTGGCGGCGTTCCCCGAGCCGTTGCACCCCGCAGGGGCGCCGTCCGCGTAGAGCACTTCAGCGAACGCTGCTCCGTTTCAGCAACGACTACTTGGGTAACGGTGGGTCAGCTCGATGTGCCACTCCCCAGGTGCGGTACGGAGGACAGCGAAGCCGATGTTGTATTCGCCGCCTGGGGCAACCACCCTGATAGAATCGAGGCCAGGGGCGTTTTCGGGGCCGTGCTGACTATAGAAGGAGGTCTGGTCTTCGATGTAAAGGAACTGCAGGCAGTAGGTGGTCTCCGGCGCGAGGGAGAATTTTCTGATCAGCCGCTCCCCGTCCACAGCCAACCAGGTGCCGTTAAGGCAGACCACTGGAATCCCCTTCGTCCAGCCGTTCCGGCCAAAGTTCCCCACCGCCTGCGTTTCATGCTGGCAGGCGGCGGGCATGTAGCGCTCGTAGCGGTAATAGATCCACTGCCCATCCGTGCGTACCCAATCGGAAAGCGTGCGGATCGGTGATCCGGGCGCGGGCAGTTGCCCGGCGCGGATGGGCGGCATGCGCACCGGCAAGTGGGATGGCTGCTTTCCCCGGATGACCAGAACGCCCAAGACAACCAGCAGGGCCGTCGCGATACCGGCCCAGGTCAGCCCAAACGTATGGGAAGGCTGGCCTCCGGGTACACTTCTGGGACTCGCCGCAGGCTCCGCGGCGGCCGGAATCCCGGCGACCTGCTCCTCCGCGACTTCCGGAGTGGGCGGCACCGGGCGCATCGCGTGGGCGGCAGTTTCGCGCCAGCGCTCTCCACCGCTCCAGCCGGGGCTCTTCCTCAATCCTGTTTTTGCTACCTCCAGCACCCTCCGCCAATCTCCGTGGCCCGCGGCCCACTCACACTCCGCTTCGCACAGCTGCCGGAATGCCTCCTCCACCCTCCCCCTCGTCCGCTCCACCCATCGGATGAATCCATCGGCACTGCCCCGGGCGTTGAAGCTCTCTAGGAAGGGGCCGCGGTACAGGACGATGGCGTCCGCGCGCGACTCCGGATCCGTCGTCGCGGCCAGAACCCGGAGCGCATCCATCTCTACGAGC
This Longimicrobium sp. DNA region includes the following protein-coding sequences:
- a CDS encoding condensation domain-containing protein gives rise to the protein AYAHQDLPFARLVSALRPDCGPGEMPLFQVVFELEHARARQETLRLPAVAPSPLGRSPKDRQTLRSELRLTMSDDGTNVGGSLVYRTELFDSATIERMIGDYLALLEGAVADPDRPVAELFSSGTRDSTPLPGPEPTAAALGSGPGSTYTAP
- a CDS encoding GH36-type glycosyl hydrolase domain-containing protein — encoded protein: MAAAAWAERLSVITVRTPDPAFDAMVNRWMLYQALACRMWARSALYQSSGAYGFRDQLQDVLAFVYAEPAVAREHLLRAAARQFVEGDVQHWWHPQSGRGVRTRFSDDLAWLPYVVDGYVKVTGDGAVLDEYVPFLTLRALEPHEHEVYDLPAVTDEHASVYEHCLRALRRACTTGAHGLPLIGIGDWNDGMSRVGVEGRGESVWLAWFLAATLRAFALHAAGRGDRAAAAELRAHADGYVQAAEAHGWDGDWYRRAFFDDGTPLGSRESDECRIDSIAQSWSVISGAGAPGRQARAMASMEEHLVREDERMLVLLTPPFDRTPHDPGYIKGYLPGVRENGAQYTHAALWAVLATALRGQGDRAFELYQMLNPLTHARTPEAVERYRVEPYVVAADVYTAAGQVGRGGWTWYTGSASWMYRVGLESILGFTRRGDTLRMDPCVPESWPEIGIEYRFGTATYAITVLRPADVRRAGAEVRMDGRLLDDGSIPLRDDGARHEVVVRPRGEPHPAESRP
- a CDS encoding ATP-binding protein, which produces MTSPDHPPSPTRERDLSFLVEATRLLADSLDVETTLATVARLSLPHLGSWCMVDLMEAGHMRRLAIIHPDADKQALAEQLLEGWPPLRDDPLGVPSAMRTRRSQVVFPVTDEMLVAAARSAKNLALLRALEIGSFMTIPLVARGDVLGAITYVSPNHGDSFTPRDLVLGEDLAARVAIAIDNSRLMRHAERALAAAELSEERFSRIIGIAAEAIISVDEAQRVILFNEGAEHIFGYREGEIMGQSLAVLLPERARAVHEQHVRAFGESPEVARRMGHRHEIAGRRKNGEEFPAEASISKLEVGGERVYTVVLRDTTEARNAVLAQEKLLLAVTQATVARTRLLRGVTHDVKNPLGAADGFAQLLELELRGTLLPEQAKLVAGVRRGIRSALAIITDLLDLSLAESGGLPVHRAPVDLAAVAGEALDDHRGVAEAAGHVLVWEGGAPVPVYTDPVRVREVLGNLLTNAIKYTPAPGRITLWIGTDAGGTPPGPGRWVAAHVRDTGPGIPPEARESIFGEFHRLHSAAQASGHGLGLAISRLIARLLDGDLTVSGEPGEGATFSLWLPADNEKGQVAAFPEPLHPAGAPSA